A single region of the Strigops habroptila isolate Jane chromosome 3, bStrHab1.2.pri, whole genome shotgun sequence genome encodes:
- the LOC115604845 gene encoding uncharacterized protein LOC115604845: MSWLSRGGKSKEKEDPESPPSREERGVLVQAMLEHGGDPWDYKVIGEDPTLKGAERQWLNYVSVYHPKGEKKCSALQWLLFDLARVLQAAVEEKEQRIQSLQNNLQVARNEVLALRCDSSLLSEQAEQLRQLRDELRDEAAENARLRRRVHCLGTLLTLGNGWDQRKVAGLSKADWDPEVWDGDGWSLEAQEELPVQGGGAAGARKVKPAEGGGHQGEGDLSGKEKVWRKRKEGWPVWVNRMWALERRTAFTQEVAKRVVTAIGLPWPKVGAILRALPVEGVSGGEILRLVVRNLGEYEPLRDNMDGAPWKDVRDASAYVCGNVLLRVLKQREKPVTPDFDVFGVNVEQGDVGVLACRAPEPHKGFFISLGATLIGRPLGECMATLENMGTLMGAEGQGMAKKDRTGVKGRKYIPRGTIWRYLISQGVNEGELDSQPTGVLLAKMKKIFQEKGVKQEEIWEKLKQMNTSAPPSIPNRKLYPSLGDLKD, from the coding sequence ATGTCCTGGCTGTCGAGGGGAGGGAAGtcaaaggagaaggaggatcCGGAGAGCCCGCCGAGCCGAGAGGAGAGGGGCGTGCTGGTGCAGGCCATGCTGGAGCACGGCGGGGACCCGTGGGACTATAAGGTAATTGGGGAGGACCCTACTCTGAAAGGTGCGGAGAGGCAGTGGCTGAACTACGTGTCAGTGTATCACCCCAAGGGCGAGAAGAAGTGCTCGGCCCTGCAGTGGCTGTTGTTCGATCTGGCGCGGGTCTTGCAGGCGGcggtggaggagaaggagcagcgCATCCAGAGCCTGCAGAACAACCTGCAGGTCGCTCGGAACGAAGTGCTGGCGCTGCGCTGTGACAGCTCGCTGCTGAGCGAGCAGGCCGAGCAGCTGCGCCAGCTGCGGGACGAGCTGCGGGACGAGGCGGCGGAGAACGCCCGCCTCAGGAGGAGAGTGCACTGCCTGGGCACCCTGCTGACGCTGGGGAACGGCTGGGACCAGAGGAAGGTGGCGGGTCTCAGTAAGGCAGACTGGGACCCAGAGGTGTGGGATGGGGACGGCTGGAGTTTGGAGGCGCAGGAAGAGTTGCCGGTGCAAGGAGGGGGTGCTGCGGGTGCCAGGAAAGTAAAGCCGGCAGAGGGAGGTGGACACCAGGGAGAGGGGGATCTGTCCGGGAAAGAGAAGGTTTGGAGGAAACGGAAGGAGGGGTGGCCCGTGTGGGTAAACCGAATGTGGGCCCTGGAGCGGCGCACTGCCTTCACGCAGGAGGTGGCGAAGCGGGTGGTGACCGCCATCGGGCTGCCGTGGCCCAAGGTGGGGGCCATCCTCAGAGCCCTGCCTGTCGAAGGGGTGTCCGGGGGAGAGATCTTGCGGCTGGTGGTCAGGAACTTAGGAGAGTACGAGCCCCTCAGAGATAACATGGATGGGGCACCCTGGAAGGATGTCCGGGACGCATCAGCCTACGTGTGTGGGAATGTCTTACTGCGGGTGctaaagcagagggagaagccAGTGACCCCTGACTTTGATGTCTTTGGGGTGAATGTGGAACAGGGGGATGTAGGGGTGCTGGCCTGCCGTGCCCCCGAGCCGCACAAGGGGTTTTTCATCAGCCTGGGGGCTACGTTAATCGGTCGCCCCCTCGGTGAGTGCATGGCTACCTTGGAGAACATGGGGACCCTGATGGGAGCTGAGGGGCAAGGGATGGCGAAGAAGGACAGGACAGGGGTAAAGGGAAGGAAGTACATTCCTAGAGGGACAATTTGGAGATATTTGATAAGCCAGGGGGTGAATGAAGGAGAGCTTGATAGCCAGCCCACAGGAGTTTTACTtgccaaaatgaagaaaatctttcagGAAAAGGGGGTGAAGCAAGAGGAAATTTGGGAAAAACTGAAGCAGATGAATACATCAGCTCCTCCCTCTATCCCAAACAGAAAGCTGTACCCGTCCTTgggggaccttaaagattag
- the SELENOO gene encoding protein adenylyltransferase SelO, mitochondrial, with protein sequence MAVALLGGRCFPAVLLRRAAGPCRRGPEGAAMQRSAAPEGGAGWLGALRFDNLALRSLPVDASEAGGPRAVPGACFSRVRPTPVQNPRLVAMSLPALALLGLEEPAGDREAAEAEAALYFSGNRLLAGSEPAAHCYCGHQFGSFAGQLGDGAAMYLGEVLGPRGERWEIQLKGAGLTPFSRQADGRKVLRSSIREFLCSEAMFHLGIPTTRAGTCVTSDSKVVRDIFYDGNPKNERCTVVLRIASTFIRFGSFEIFKPTDEYTGRKGPSVNRNDIRIQMLDYVISTFYPEIQEAYSDNSIQRNAAFFKEITKRTARLVAEWQCVGFCHGVLNTDNMSIVGLTIDYGPFGFMDRYDPEHICNGSDNTGRYAYNKQPEICKWNLGKLAEALVPELPLEISELILEEEYDAEFEKHYLQKMRKKLGLIQLELEEDSKLVSELLETMHLTGGDFTNIFYLLSSFLVVDSDPSKLEDFLKELTSQCASVDELKVAFRPQMDPRQLSMMLMLAQSNPQLFALIGTKANINKELERIEQFSKLQQLTEDDLLSRNKRHWKEWLEKYRDRLQKEIESVSDADAWNAHRVKVMNSNNPKYILRNYIAQNAIEAAENGDFSEVRNVLKLLENPFQEAEDFREVKEDAEEEGATAAAAACAQETRSRLPYSSKPPLWASELCVTUSS encoded by the exons ATGGCGGTTGCGCTGCTCGGCGGTCGCTGCTTCCCCGCGGTGTTGctgcggcgggcggcgggcccGTGCCGGCGCGGCCCCGAGGGTGCCGCCATGCAGCGGTCCGCCGCTCCCGAGGGCGGCGCGGGCTGGCTGGGCGCCCTGCGCTTCGACAACCTGGCGCTGCGCTCGCTGCCGGTGGACGCCTCGGAGGCCGGCGGGCCGCGGGCCGTGCCCGGCGCCTGCTTCTCCCGCGTGCGGCCCACCCCGGTGCAGAACCCGCGGCTGGTGGCCATGTCGCTGCCGGCGCTggcgctgctggggctggaggagcccGCGGGCGACCGTGAGGCGGCGGAGGCCGAGGCGGCGCTGTACTTCAGCGGGAACCGGCTGCTGGCGGGCTCGGAGCCCGCCGCGCACTGCTACTGCGGGCACCAGTTCGGCAGCTTCGCGGGGCAGCTGGGCGACGGCGCCGCCATGTACCTGGGCGAGGTGCTGGGCCCGCGGGGCGAGCGCTGGGAGATCCAGCTCAAGGGCGCCGGCCTCACACCCTTCTCCCG ACAAGCTGATGGCCGGAAGGTCCTGCGGTCGAGCATACGGGAGTTTCTGTGCAGCGAGGCGATGTTTCACCTTGGAATACCAACAACGAGGGCTGGAACGTGTGTGACATCGGACTCGAAAGTTGTCCGTGACATATTTTATGATGGGAATCCAAAAAACGAAAGGTGTACAGTTGTTCTGAGGATAGCTTCTACGTTTATAAG atttggttcttttgaaattttcaaACCTACTGACGAATACACAGGACGCAAAGGCCCCAGTGTTAACCGCAATGATATTCGAATACAGATGCTTGATTATGTGATCAGCACTTTCTATCCAGAAATCCAGGAGGCTTATTCAGACAACAGTATTCAGaggaatgctgctttcttcaaaGAG ATAACAAAACGGACAGCGAGGCTGGTAGCTGAATGGCAATGTGTTGGGTTTTGCCATGGCGTGCTGAATACAGATAACATGAGCATAGTTGGACTAACCATTGACTATGGCCCTTTTGGATTTATGGACAG atATGACCCTGAGCACATTTGCAATGGTTCTGATAACACAGGGCGCTATGCTTACAACAAGCAGCCAGAGATTTGCAAGTGGAACCTGGGGAAGCTTGCTGAAGCTCTAGTTCCAGAGCTGCCCTTGGAAATAAGCGAACTCATCCTGGAAGAGGAATATGATGCAGAATTTGAGAAACATTATTTgcagaagatgaggaagaagCTAGGCCTAATCCAGCTGGAATTAGAAGAAGATAGTAAGCTGGTGTCTGAACTCCTTGAAACCATGCATCTCACAG GTGGAGacttcacaaatattttctacttGCTGAGTTCATTCTTGGTAGTAGACTCTGATCCTTCAAAACTGGAAGATTTCTTAAAAGAGCTTACAAGTCAGTGTGCTTCTGTGGATGAACTGAAAGTTGCTTTCAGACCACAGATGGATCCAAG ACAACTGTCAATGATGCTGATGCTGGCTCAGTCTAATCCTCAGCTGTTTGCATTAATTGGAACAAAAGCCAATATAAACAAAGAGCTAGAGCGCATTGAACAGTTCTCCAAACTGCAGCAGTTGACAGAAGATGATTTactcagcagaaataaaagacattgGAAAGAATGGCTGGAGAAATACAG AGACCgtttgcaaaaagaaatagaaagtgtTAGTGATGCTGATGCCTGGAACGCTCATCGTGTGAAAGTTATGAATTCCAACAATCCAAAATATATCTTGAGAAATTACATTGCCCAGAATGCCatagaagcagctgaaaatgggGATTTCTCAGAG GTAAGAAATGTACTGAAACTGTTGGAGAATCCATTCCAAGAAGCAGAAGATTTCAGGGAGGTAAAGGAAGATGCAGAAGAGGAGGGAGcaactgctgcagcagctgcttgtgCTCAAGAGACCAGAAGCAGACTACCCTATAGCAGTAAACCTCCACTGTGGGCTTCAGAGCTCTGTGTTACATGATCTTCATAA